One window of Microcoleus vaginatus PCC 9802 genomic DNA carries:
- a CDS encoding ABC transporter permease — protein MGRYLHVLKLFWGAAIAAELEYRINFVLATLSSLGNLAGSLFGLFLFYRTGYRFAGYSWEEALVVLGIFTILQGFSSTFLAPNLSRIVDRVQQGTLDFVLLKPISSQFWLSANTVSPWGIPDLIFGTVLLLYAANKLGVGIGNYFLTAIPLLFGTITLYSIWFMLGATSIWFVKIYNVTEVLKGLLEAGRFPMAAYPAAYRFFFTFVVPVAFLTTVPAEAMLGRGEIVWIAGAGILAIGLLFFSRYFWQFALRFYTSASS, from the coding sequence ATGGGACGATATTTGCACGTACTGAAATTGTTCTGGGGTGCGGCGATCGCAGCGGAACTAGAATACCGAATCAACTTTGTCCTCGCGACTCTCAGCAGTCTCGGAAATCTTGCGGGCAGCTTATTTGGGCTGTTTTTGTTCTACCGTACCGGCTACAGGTTTGCGGGCTATTCATGGGAAGAGGCTTTAGTTGTGCTCGGTATTTTCACGATTTTGCAGGGGTTTTCGTCAACGTTTCTAGCACCTAATCTCAGCCGTATTGTCGATCGAGTGCAGCAAGGTACTCTCGATTTCGTACTCCTCAAACCCATCAGTTCCCAATTCTGGCTATCTGCAAACACAGTTTCGCCTTGGGGAATCCCAGATTTAATCTTCGGCACCGTATTGCTGCTGTATGCTGCCAACAAGTTGGGAGTAGGAATCGGCAACTATTTTTTAACAGCAATACCGCTGTTATTCGGAACTATTACTCTTTACAGTATATGGTTTATGTTAGGGGCCACCAGCATTTGGTTTGTCAAAATTTACAATGTTACCGAAGTCCTCAAAGGATTGTTAGAAGCGGGTAGATTTCCAATGGCAGCTTATCCCGCAGCTTATCGATTTTTCTTCACTTTCGTAGTTCCCGTTGCCTTCTTGACGACTGTGCCTGCAGAAGCCATGCTGGGGAGAGGTGAAATCGTTTGGATCGCAGGGGCGGGAATATTGGCGATCGGGCTGTTATTTTTCTCCCGCTACTTCTGGCAATTTGCACTCCGCTTTTACACCAGCGCTTCCAGCTAG
- a CDS encoding aldo/keto reductase, which translates to MKRKKLGNSNFTISAIGLGGMPLSLSSRPPESQSIAVIHRALDLGVTLIDTADSYCQDESDKHHNEQLIAKALEQYTGDTRAVTVATKGGLMRPQGAWTRNGNPHHLRQTIRESFEALGGQKPIDLWQYHSPDPAYTIEAALAPAKEAVEAGMIRFIGVSNFSVEQIKRARDTVEVVSVQNQYNPWHRQPESDGVLEYCETEKLTFFPWSPLGGSRRVTSLEDMPAIAKLAAEKNVSVYCIVLAWLMAQSPCVVPIPGATKVSSIEDSVRALEVKLTDEELQQIAVS; encoded by the coding sequence ATGAAAAGAAAAAAACTGGGTAACAGTAATTTTACTATCAGCGCGATCGGTCTTGGAGGTATGCCCCTGTCCTTAAGCAGCCGGCCGCCAGAATCGCAATCAATTGCGGTAATTCACCGCGCCCTCGATTTGGGTGTCACCCTAATTGACACCGCAGATTCCTACTGTCAAGATGAATCCGACAAACACCACAACGAGCAACTGATTGCCAAAGCTTTGGAACAGTACACCGGAGATACTCGGGCGGTTACTGTCGCCACTAAAGGCGGCTTAATGCGGCCTCAAGGTGCATGGACGCGCAACGGCAATCCCCATCATTTGCGCCAGACAATTCGCGAAAGTTTTGAAGCATTGGGCGGCCAGAAACCGATCGACCTTTGGCAATATCACTCGCCAGATCCCGCTTATACCATAGAAGCAGCCCTAGCACCTGCAAAAGAAGCAGTAGAAGCAGGAATGATTCGATTTATAGGAGTGTCCAACTTTTCTGTAGAGCAGATCAAACGTGCCCGCGATACAGTAGAAGTTGTCTCCGTGCAGAATCAGTACAATCCGTGGCACAGACAGCCGGAATCAGACGGCGTTCTGGAATATTGCGAAACCGAAAAACTGACATTTTTTCCCTGGAGTCCTTTGGGAGGAAGCCGCCGCGTCACCAGCTTAGAAGATATGCCCGCGATCGCCAAATTAGCCGCAGAAAAAAACGTTTCAGTTTACTGTATAGTATTAGCTTGGTTGATGGCTCAATCGCCCTGCGTCGTTCCGATTCCCGGTGCGACCAAAGTATCGAGTATTGAGGACTCTGTACGGGCGCTCGAAGTTAAATTGACTGACGAGGAATTGCAACAAATTGCCGTAAGTTAA
- a CDS encoding GIY-YIG nuclease family protein — translation MNADRDVAIEHQNVPVAHEGLHNFLYSSDSEHSAAAAISELENDGTQVMSIDTWRDLATNAKVAGVYAVMDISRNTQYVGYSRNILLSINGHIAQNGAENCAFLRVQTFKFPKREEMESLRDAWIASIGSIPPGNGAESEMWAATVGQAARSAMSAEEQKAYEEKKLKLRKAMADSTLTKELETAVQSDGERAKDLEAAVNNDDWSAVIQSQTQETKSGE, via the coding sequence GTGAATGCCGATCGAGACGTAGCAATTGAACATCAAAACGTACCTGTCGCCCATGAAGGACTGCACAACTTTTTATACAGTTCCGACTCTGAACACAGTGCAGCCGCCGCTATTTCTGAATTAGAAAATGACGGCACGCAAGTAATGTCGATCGATACATGGCGCGATTTGGCAACTAACGCGAAAGTCGCCGGCGTTTACGCTGTAATGGACATTTCCCGCAACACTCAGTATGTAGGTTATTCGCGAAATATCCTGCTTTCAATCAACGGTCACATCGCCCAAAATGGCGCAGAAAATTGTGCTTTCCTGCGCGTGCAAACTTTCAAATTCCCGAAGCGGGAAGAAATGGAAAGTTTGCGGGATGCTTGGATAGCATCCATTGGCAGCATTCCGCCTGGAAACGGTGCTGAAAGCGAAATGTGGGCGGCTACGGTAGGCCAAGCAGCGCGATCGGCAATGTCTGCGGAGGAACAAAAAGCTTATGAAGAAAAGAAGCTGAAATTGCGGAAAGCAATGGCAGATTCCACTCTTACCAAAGAGTTAGAAACCGCCGTCCAAAGTGACGGCGAACGCGCTAAGGATTTGGAAGCTGCTGTTAATAATGATGACTGGAGTGCGGTGATTCAATCGCAAACTCAGGAAACAAAGTCCGGCGAATAA
- a CDS encoding glycoside hydrolase family 57 protein yields MTIGYLALVLHAHLPFVRHPESDYVLEEEWLFEAIAETYIPLLQVFEGLKRDGIDFKITMSMTPPLVAMLRDPLLQDRFDDHLAKLEELADLEIEHNSGNGHLRYLAEHYAAHFSQVRNFWEKYDRDLVKAFKEHQDTNNLEIITCGATHGYLPLMKMYPEAVWAQIQVACDNYEANFGRRPKGIWLPECAYYEGLERMLADAGLRYFLTDGHGILYARPRPRYGSYAPIFTECGVAAFGRDHESSQQVWSSEVGYPGAAEYREFYKDLGWEADYDYIKPYIMPNGQRKNTGIKYHKITGRGLGLGDKQLYDPYWAREKAAEHASNFAFNRERQVEHLNGIMQRPPIIVSPYDAELFGHWWYEGPWFLDYLFRKSWYDQNTYEMTHLADYLRGNPTQQVCRPSQSSWGFRGFHEYWLNDTNAWIYPHLHKAAERMIELGSMEPADELQWRALNQAAREVLLAQSSDWAFIMRTGTMVPYAVRRTRSHLMRFHKLYDEVKEGKVDSGWLEKVEEIDNIFPEINYRVYRPL; encoded by the coding sequence ATGACTATTGGCTACCTCGCACTCGTTCTGCACGCCCACCTGCCCTTTGTCCGCCACCCCGAAAGCGACTATGTTTTAGAAGAAGAATGGCTGTTTGAGGCGATCGCGGAAACCTACATTCCCCTGCTGCAGGTCTTTGAAGGGCTCAAACGCGACGGCATCGACTTTAAAATTACCATGAGCATGACGCCGCCCTTGGTGGCAATGCTGCGCGACCCCTTGCTGCAAGACCGCTTCGACGACCACTTGGCTAAACTCGAAGAATTAGCGGATCTCGAAATCGAACACAACAGCGGCAACGGTCACCTCCGGTATTTAGCAGAACATTACGCCGCTCACTTCTCTCAAGTTCGCAACTTTTGGGAAAAGTACGATCGAGATTTAGTCAAAGCCTTCAAAGAACACCAAGATACCAACAACCTCGAAATCATCACCTGCGGTGCCACCCACGGCTACCTACCGCTGATGAAAATGTACCCCGAAGCAGTTTGGGCACAAATTCAAGTAGCTTGCGACAACTACGAAGCAAACTTCGGCCGCAGACCAAAAGGCATTTGGCTGCCCGAATGCGCCTACTATGAAGGCTTAGAGCGGATGTTAGCCGACGCAGGCCTCCGCTACTTTCTCACAGACGGTCACGGCATCCTCTACGCCCGCCCGCGTCCCCGCTACGGCAGCTACGCCCCAATTTTCACCGAATGCGGAGTCGCAGCCTTCGGCCGGGATCACGAATCCTCGCAGCAGGTTTGGTCTTCCGAAGTCGGCTATCCAGGGGCCGCCGAATACCGCGAATTCTACAAAGATTTGGGCTGGGAAGCTGACTACGATTACATTAAGCCCTACATCATGCCCAACGGTCAGCGGAAAAATACCGGGATTAAATATCACAAAATCACCGGTCGTGGATTGGGTTTAGGCGATAAACAGTTGTACGATCCTTACTGGGCAAGGGAAAAAGCAGCCGAACACGCCAGCAACTTTGCTTTCAACCGGGAACGCCAAGTCGAACACCTCAACGGCATTATGCAGCGTCCGCCGATTATTGTTTCGCCTTACGACGCCGAACTTTTCGGTCACTGGTGGTACGAAGGGCCTTGGTTCTTAGATTACCTGTTCCGCAAGAGTTGGTACGACCAAAATACCTACGAGATGACGCACTTAGCCGATTATTTGCGCGGAAATCCGACTCAGCAAGTTTGCCGTCCTTCTCAGTCTAGCTGGGGTTTCCGGGGTTTCCACGAGTATTGGCTCAACGATACCAATGCTTGGATTTACCCGCACTTGCACAAAGCAGCGGAACGGATGATTGAGTTGGGAAGCATGGAACCTGCGGATGAATTGCAGTGGCGGGCTTTGAACCAGGCGGCACGGGAAGTGCTGCTAGCTCAATCTTCTGACTGGGCATTTATCATGCGTACAGGAACGATGGTGCCCTATGCAGTGCGGCGGACTCGATCGCACTTAATGCGCTTTCACAAGCTTTACGATGAAGTGAAAGAAGGCAAAGTCGATTCGGGTTGGTTGGAGAAGGTTGAGGAGATTGATAATATTTTCCCTGAAATTAACTATCGCGTTTATCGACCGCTTTAA
- the ltrA gene encoding group II intron reverse transcriptase/maturase — MMSSETTNGLKRRLEDWNQINWYKVNKLVRNLRQRIFRARKLGDFRKIRSLQKLMLRSYANLLLSVRRITQTNQGKATAGIDKEVINTPKQRVILVNNWDGGNLKPTRRVEIPKPNGKKRPLGIPTVRDRIEQAIVKNALEPEWEAVFEAHSYGFRPGRSCHDAIAQCFNRIRIGYRGGDTWVLEADIKGFFDNIAHESILTMVSNFPKIELIKGWLKAGFVFQGKFNPTELGTPQGGVISPLLANIGLHGLESLIKATNPKLGVVRYADDFIVTARDKYSLETAQNLIQAWMSERGLELSAEKTVITSMEDGFDFLGFNSRHYDGKLLIKPSKRKVLAFCKRIGKEIKNLNGVEQEVLIKKLNPILRGFANYYKGVVSKETFCYISHRVWQYLWRWAKRRHPNKSAKWVRKRYFKTIKGNKWMFACTTSDRRGMDKELVLYQIAYTAIERHIKVKGDASPDNPSLKGYWEKRHQKYGKTRFEKGSKLYKIAENQNWKCSECGEPLFNGEEIETHHIVSVAEGGTDDMENLLHLHSSCHKQMHKTQGKSRLK, encoded by the coding sequence ATGATGTCTTCTGAGACAACAAACGGACTGAAGAGACGACTTGAAGACTGGAACCAAATCAATTGGTATAAGGTTAACAAGCTCGTTAGAAACCTACGTCAAAGAATCTTTCGTGCGAGAAAACTTGGTGACTTCCGTAAGATACGAAGCTTGCAGAAGTTAATGTTACGAAGCTACGCCAACTTACTGCTGTCAGTTCGACGTATCACCCAGACCAATCAAGGTAAAGCAACGGCAGGAATTGACAAAGAAGTAATCAATACCCCAAAGCAAAGGGTGATTCTGGTAAACAATTGGGATGGGGGCAACCTCAAACCAACTCGTAGGGTGGAAATACCGAAACCTAACGGAAAGAAACGACCGCTCGGCATCCCTACCGTGCGCGACAGAATCGAACAGGCAATAGTAAAGAACGCACTAGAACCCGAATGGGAAGCCGTATTCGAGGCACACTCGTATGGTTTCCGACCGGGAAGAAGCTGTCATGATGCTATAGCCCAATGCTTCAACAGGATAAGAATTGGATATAGAGGCGGTGACACTTGGGTTCTAGAAGCTGACATCAAGGGATTCTTCGACAACATCGCCCATGAATCCATCCTGACTATGGTGAGCAATTTTCCAAAAATAGAACTCATCAAAGGATGGTTAAAAGCGGGTTTTGTGTTCCAAGGGAAATTCAACCCGACAGAACTAGGCACACCACAGGGCGGTGTTATTTCGCCGTTACTTGCCAACATCGGTTTGCATGGCTTAGAAAGCCTTATAAAAGCCACCAATCCGAAGCTTGGAGTGGTACGATACGCCGATGACTTCATCGTTACGGCTAGAGACAAATACAGTCTCGAAACTGCCCAGAACCTAATTCAAGCATGGATGTCTGAACGAGGTCTTGAACTCAGTGCTGAGAAGACGGTCATTACGTCAATGGAAGATGGCTTCGACTTCCTGGGGTTCAACTCCCGGCACTACGATGGAAAACTCCTAATCAAACCGTCCAAAAGGAAGGTGTTAGCCTTCTGTAAACGAATTGGTAAGGAAATCAAAAACCTGAATGGTGTAGAACAGGAAGTTCTAATTAAAAAGCTCAATCCAATTCTCAGGGGTTTTGCGAACTACTATAAAGGTGTAGTAAGCAAAGAAACCTTCTGCTATATCTCACACCGAGTATGGCAATACCTTTGGCGTTGGGCAAAGCGTAGACACCCCAACAAAAGCGCTAAATGGGTAAGAAAGCGCTACTTCAAAACCATTAAAGGCAATAAATGGATGTTCGCCTGCACAACAAGCGACCGCCGAGGGATGGACAAAGAACTTGTCCTTTACCAGATAGCATATACAGCCATTGAGCGCCATATAAAGGTCAAGGGGGACGCAAGTCCCGATAACCCCTCACTAAAAGGATACTGGGAAAAGCGCCACCAGAAGTATGGTAAAACTCGCTTTGAAAAAGGCTCTAAGCTATATAAGATAGCAGAAAACCAGAACTGGAAATGTTCAGAATGTGGCGAACCTTTATTCAACGGAGAGGAAATCGAAACCCATCACATAGTATCTGTGGCAGAAGGTGGAACTGACGACATGGAAAATCTTCTGCACCTGCACTCTTCGTGTCATAAGCAGATGCACAAAACCCAAGGCAAATCTCGCTTGAAGTAA
- a CDS encoding EAL domain-containing protein, producing the protein MLDINQTNYLLKMVAESTLKLLIIEDMAEDMELIVLALESGGVNFKCDTAETATECRKLLENCQYDAVLSDYRLPGFNGLEVLKLMQELGQDIPLILVTGSLGEEAAVECIKAGMTDYVLKGRLFRLPTVLERSLQEYKMRRQQQEAIAQIQRQAQREAIANRILQAMRFTLVLDEVLQTTADQLHEALDISACAILQPDAEGGIRIRYISKAADRERFVGLNCKVAEHFRSGLAAGETLIIDELSTLCPSLQESAELVGFRGVAIAPLLYQRSFLGGISLYQCDRARSWSVEELSLLKAIADQCAIAIHQAELYQQAQTELAERKRAEAAVCGIQQQLATMAANIPGSVYRTVLHPDGTISMPYISPGVREVTGFGAEEVISHPELLTEIIHPDDKSSFDSRVAASRATLLPCDRQYRIVLRSGEVKWVQDSAKFSKNENGDVIIDGVALDISDRKQAESALRQSEQRFRSLIENATDITIILDADGIFRYISPSVKRILGYPPHQAIGRSALEIVHPDDCATITETLHKAIENPKRSLSPVEYRVRHRNGSWCYVEAVATNLLYDPAVEGIVINCHDITQRKLAEEQLLHDAFHDALTGLPNRSLFTDRLEHALRMAKRRKDYLFAVLFLDLDRFKVVNDSLGHAIGDQLLVSIARRLEACLRVGDTVARLGGDEFVLLLEDIEGINEATTLVNRLQKKITSPILLDGHEVFITASIGIALSSGEYLEPTTLLRDADTAMYRAKELGRARHEVFNSSMHAHALRLLQLENDLRRAIESIREPAREEEFPASCESVLPPLSAAPQFIIHYQPIVSIATNTITSFEALVRWQHPERGLVSPGEFITIAEETGLIVPLGRWVLRTACHQIRQWQQLFPSNPPLSVSVNISVKQFSQPDLIEYIDQVLAETHLDGSSLKLEITESVLIENSESVTAMLVQLRTRNIHLCIDDFGTGYSSLSYLHRFPTNTLKIDRSFVSRMGGEFDFSKGGIDPTEIVRSIVTLSHNLGMDVVAEGVEEASQLSILKGLKCEYAQGFFFSKPVDSQTAATLIRQQAENQNLLTFSLLEKGH; encoded by the coding sequence ATGTTAGATATAAATCAGACCAACTATCTACTAAAAATGGTAGCGGAATCAACATTAAAATTGTTGATTATCGAAGACATGGCAGAAGATATGGAATTAATAGTGCTCGCCTTAGAATCGGGGGGGGTAAATTTTAAGTGCGACACGGCAGAAACAGCAACCGAGTGCAGAAAACTGCTCGAGAATTGCCAGTACGATGCTGTACTCTCAGATTACCGGCTCCCCGGCTTCAACGGTTTAGAAGTATTGAAATTAATGCAGGAATTAGGGCAAGACATACCCTTGATTTTAGTAACCGGAAGTTTGGGAGAAGAAGCGGCAGTTGAGTGCATCAAAGCCGGAATGACCGATTACGTATTAAAAGGGCGGCTGTTTAGGTTGCCAACAGTCTTAGAACGATCGCTCCAAGAATACAAAATGCGGCGCCAGCAACAAGAAGCGATCGCCCAAATTCAGCGGCAAGCTCAGCGAGAAGCGATCGCCAACCGCATCCTCCAAGCCATGCGCTTCACCCTTGTACTCGACGAAGTGCTGCAAACCACTGCCGATCAACTGCACGAAGCTTTAGACATCAGCGCCTGCGCCATCTTGCAGCCAGATGCTGAAGGCGGCATCAGAATTCGCTACATCAGCAAAGCAGCCGACAGAGAACGGTTTGTCGGGCTAAATTGCAAAGTGGCCGAACACTTCCGCTCCGGGCTAGCGGCCGGGGAAACCCTGATCATCGACGAGTTATCGACACTTTGCCCGTCCCTGCAAGAATCAGCAGAGTTGGTAGGGTTTCGCGGCGTCGCGATCGCGCCACTGCTCTACCAGCGGTCATTTTTGGGAGGAATTAGCCTCTATCAGTGCGATCGGGCGCGCTCTTGGAGCGTCGAAGAACTGTCGCTACTCAAAGCCATAGCCGATCAGTGCGCGATCGCGATCCACCAAGCCGAACTTTACCAACAAGCCCAAACCGAACTCGCAGAACGCAAGCGCGCCGAAGCAGCAGTCTGTGGCATCCAGCAGCAGCTAGCCACAATGGCAGCCAACATTCCCGGCTCAGTCTACCGCACTGTGCTGCATCCAGACGGCACAATTTCCATGCCATACATCAGTCCGGGCGTGCGCGAAGTTACTGGGTTCGGGGCCGAAGAAGTGATTTCGCACCCGGAACTCTTGACCGAAATCATCCATCCAGACGACAAAAGCTCGTTTGACAGCCGCGTAGCAGCATCAAGAGCGACTCTTTTGCCGTGCGATCGGCAGTACCGCATCGTTCTGAGATCTGGGGAGGTCAAGTGGGTGCAAGACAGCGCTAAATTTTCCAAAAACGAAAACGGCGACGTAATTATAGACGGAGTAGCCCTCGACATCAGCGATCGCAAACAAGCAGAATCAGCCCTGCGCCAAAGCGAACAGCGATTTCGCTCGCTGATTGAAAACGCCACAGACATCACGATCATTCTCGACGCCGATGGAATATTCCGCTACATCAGCCCTTCCGTCAAGCGAATTTTAGGATACCCGCCCCACCAGGCGATCGGCCGCAGCGCCTTAGAAATAGTTCACCCCGACGACTGCGCCACGATCACCGAAACCCTCCACAAAGCCATTGAAAACCCCAAAAGAAGCCTGTCCCCAGTTGAGTACCGAGTCCGCCACCGCAACGGTTCCTGGTGTTATGTAGAAGCTGTAGCCACCAACTTGCTGTACGATCCCGCAGTCGAGGGAATTGTGATTAACTGTCACGATATCACTCAGCGCAAACTCGCCGAAGAACAACTGCTGCACGATGCTTTTCACGACGCCCTCACCGGATTGCCTAACCGATCGCTATTTACCGATCGGCTCGAACACGCTCTGAGGATGGCAAAACGGCGCAAAGACTACTTGTTTGCGGTGCTGTTTCTCGATTTAGATAGATTTAAAGTAGTCAACGATTCCCTCGGCCACGCCATCGGCGATCAACTGCTAGTATCGATCGCGCGGCGTCTGGAAGCTTGTCTGAGGGTCGGAGATACAGTGGCCCGCCTCGGAGGAGACGAGTTTGTGCTGTTGTTAGAAGACATCGAGGGCATCAATGAAGCTACCACCCTTGTCAACCGCCTGCAAAAGAAAATCACCTCCCCTATCCTTCTAGACGGACACGAAGTATTTATCACCGCCAGCATCGGCATAGCTTTGAGTTCGGGCGAATACCTGGAACCGACAACCCTGCTGCGCGACGCTGACACAGCAATGTACCGCGCCAAAGAACTCGGCAGAGCCCGACACGAAGTTTTCAACAGTTCCATGCACGCCCACGCTTTGCGGCTGTTGCAGCTAGAAAACGACCTGCGGCGGGCGATCGAATCAATTAGAGAGCCGGCCAGAGAAGAAGAATTTCCCGCATCCTGCGAATCAGTCTTACCTCCCTTATCCGCAGCGCCCCAGTTTATTATTCACTATCAGCCGATCGTGTCGATCGCCACTAACACAATTACCAGTTTTGAGGCCCTAGTGCGCTGGCAGCATCCAGAACGCGGCTTAGTTTCCCCCGGTGAATTCATCACCATCGCCGAAGAAACCGGCTTGATCGTACCCCTCGGCCGCTGGGTACTTCGCACAGCTTGCCACCAAATCCGCCAGTGGCAGCAGCTATTTCCCAGCAACCCCCCCTTAAGCGTTAGCGTCAACATTTCTGTCAAACAGTTTTCTCAACCAGATTTAATCGAATATATCGACCAAGTTCTCGCAGAAACTCACCTCGACGGCAGCAGTTTAAAACTAGAAATTACCGAAAGCGTACTCATAGAAAATTCCGAATCAGTAACAGCAATGCTGGTGCAGCTCAGAACCCGAAACATACACTTGTGCATTGACGACTTCGGCACCGGCTATTCATCGCTTTCCTACCTGCACCGCTTCCCCACCAATACCTTAAAAATAGACCGCTCTTTTGTTAGCAGGATGGGAGGTGAGTTCGATTTCAGTAAAGGAGGCATTGACCCCACAGAAATTGTGCGGTCGATCGTTACTTTGTCCCACAATTTAGGCATGGATGTAGTAGCCGAAGGAGTCGAAGAAGCCTCGCAACTATCTATACTAAAAGGGTTAAAATGTGAGTACGCCCAGGGATTCTTTTTCTCAAAGCCAGTAGACTCTCAAACAGCAGCAACCCTAATCCGACAGCAAGCAGAAAATCAGAATTTGCTGACATTTAGTTTGTTAGAGAAAGGCCATTAA
- a CDS encoding DUF3598 family protein, with protein sequence MVSQWENFLQNLGEWHGSFTQISPRGEVLQDTPSIISLEGLNDNKTVRLKLRRFSPNPSGVGEPEVSELVREYQALGRDILFFENGAFSQGTIQLAPFSECGAEFGFIYNYRRLRFIQIYNTDGNLSKLTLIREKQLDKNVPERPPLTVDDLLGEWQGEAVKMYPDGRSPEFYSTKMQLHLESSDRLVHKMTFGSNATVISSSATIDGSLLHFNEGASPVQVVLLPDGGSCALPVKIELRKPIFFEAGWLVEPDLRFRMIRSYNERGEWVSLTLVTERKISH encoded by the coding sequence ATGGTATCACAATGGGAAAACTTTCTGCAAAACTTGGGAGAATGGCACGGTTCCTTCACTCAGATATCACCGCGAGGAGAGGTACTTCAAGATACTCCTAGCATTATTTCTCTTGAAGGTCTAAATGACAACAAAACTGTGCGATTGAAACTCCGTCGCTTTTCCCCAAATCCTAGCGGTGTCGGCGAACCGGAAGTGAGCGAACTTGTTCGAGAATATCAAGCTTTGGGACGAGATATCCTATTTTTTGAGAATGGAGCTTTTTCTCAGGGTACTATTCAGCTAGCGCCTTTTTCTGAGTGCGGTGCTGAGTTTGGTTTCATCTACAATTATCGCCGATTGCGCTTCATTCAGATCTACAATACCGACGGCAATTTATCCAAACTTACCTTAATTCGGGAAAAGCAGCTTGATAAAAATGTGCCCGAACGTCCGCCTTTAACTGTTGACGATTTGCTGGGAGAGTGGCAGGGCGAAGCCGTGAAAATGTATCCAGATGGGCGTTCTCCTGAATTTTATTCTACCAAAATGCAATTGCATTTAGAAAGTAGCGATCGCCTAGTGCATAAAATGACTTTTGGCAGTAATGCTACTGTTATCAGTTCTAGCGCCACCATTGACGGTTCACTTCTGCACTTTAACGAAGGTGCTTCGCCCGTACAAGTTGTACTCCTTCCTGACGGCGGTTCTTGCGCTTTACCTGTCAAGATTGAGTTGAGAAAACCTATATTTTTCGAGGCAGGTTGGTTGGTAGAACCTGACTTGCGGTTTCGGATGATTCGCAGTTACAATGAGCGGGGTGAATGGGTAAGTTTGACTTTAGTTACTGAACGCAAAATTAGTCATTAA